The sequence below is a genomic window from Methanomassiliicoccales archaeon.
AGTTTCTTCAGGAAGCGGATCATCCCACCGACAGCCTTCCCGAAATGCGTCGGTGAGCCAAAGACATAGAGGTCGGCAGATGGAAGATCCTTGGGGCTCACTTCCTTGATGTGATGAATGTTGACCTCATTGCCCTTGGCCATCATGAGCCTCTTGAACTCCTCTGCCACCTTCGCTCCATTCCCATATTTCGAGGCGTGGTAAAGCTCGACCCTCATTCCAACACCGATCCCGATATCCATTTCCTCCTAATTATTCTTAGCGTGGACATCAGATGGTCAAGGAAGTCCGGGAGGATCACCCGGTCAAGATCCATTGGTCCTTCCGTCTATGAAAGATCGACCAAGATCTCGCCTTTCGAAGGTAATTGTTGAGGATGCTATGGGCTCCTGTGAAATCAGAATGTCACCACAGAGGGGCCCCGCAGGACTCGCACTTGCTGCTTCCTGGGAGGTTGACCCTTCCGCAGTACTGACATTTTCCAGTTGCTTTGATATCCTGGATCCTCTTCTCCCAGGAGGCGGCTTCCTTCTTGTTGAGAACGAAGGCCAAGGAGAAGAGGACGATGGCCACGATGAAGAGGCCTATGGCCAATGGCCAGAATCCAGATGAGGCAGCTGCCGCTACTATCGAGAAGGCGAAACCGAAGAACGCCAGCAAACCGCCGATTCCCGCCATCACCAGAACCAATACCGAGGTCTCGAACTGAGGTCCCGGCCTGTCCTGAGCTTTCTTCAATGGATCGTTGGAGCCATGCAATGATCGCTCGACGGGAGGAATAGTATCGCTAATCGCAGCCATGGTCATCATTCCAATCGTTCAAGAGGTGAACCTGTTCCCGCATTCCGAGCAGTAATTGACCTTGCCCCTGACCTCATTCCCGCATTCTGGACACTTCTCGACGAGCTTGCTCCCGCACTCCGGGCAGAACTTCGACGAAGAGGGTATTCTCTCCTTGCACTCAGGGCACTCCATCATTCCGTCCATACGTATCTTATTGCCGCATTCGAGGCAGAACCTGGAGTTGGATGGTATCTCCGCGCCGCATTTCTCGCATCTGATCGCCCCCTGCACGACCGACGATGATTGATTGGATTGGGACATCCCGCCACTCATGGCCCTTCCCATCTCCAGTCCAGCACCGGCCCCGGCGCCAAGTCCTGCGAAGAGCCCTGCCGCCGATCCGTCTCCCTTGGCAGCGCCCTCGCCCACGCCCTCTATGGCCTTTCCGGTCTGGTACTGCATGTAGTTGACCTCCAGGGCACCCATGGCACCCCTGCGATCGATCGCGGCCTGCACCTCGTCGGGTAGGTTGATGTTGAGCCCCGCGATATTCATGATCCGGAGCCCGTAGGCTTCCACCTCGGCGGAGATCTTGCTGAGGGCCATATGCTCGATCTCGTTTAGATAGGCGGGTATATCCAGAACAGATATCCCCTTGTCCCGGTTCAGCTCACCCAAGACATCGTTCAGGGTCTGGACCAGCTCGAACCTCAGCCATTCTACGATCCTCTCACTCTCGGTGATCCCCTCGCTCCCGACGAACTGTGTTATGAAGAGGGTGGGGTCCACCACCCGGTACGAGAACTTGCCGAAGGCACGTATGCGGACGATGCCGAAGTCCTTGTCCCTGAACGCCAAGGGCTCGGTCGTGCCGTACTTCCCCCTCATCTCCCTTCTTTGAATGTAAAATATCTCGCCCAGCTGCTTGATGCCCAGGCTCTTGGCCACCAGCTCCCCCAGGACCGGGACATTCAGGGTGGTGACCGCATACCTTCCAGGGCGGTCGAAGACATGCAGGGCCTTTCCGTCCCTGAAGAAGACGGCGAACTCGTCCTCCCTCACGATGACGTTATCGTTCCATCTGACATTCCTGGGATAGCGGTACATGACCCTCTCGCCCTTCTGCGCATCCGCCCAGGCATATGTATTACGGGCAATGTTACCGGGTTCTCCCTTTCCACCGTTGAACATCAGAATGCCTCCAGACCGGCGATCATGACCCGCCTTCTCTCGAAGAGCTCATCGAAGTCATCAAGGCCCTTGGACACTGCCTTCACTCCGCGGTGGACGGCCTTCGAATCGCCGCTGTCGAGGGATGTCTTAAGATTGGCAACGGTGTCGCGCATCCAACTCACCCCCTTTAAAAGGCTGAGATCCCACTCGTAGAGCTGGTTCAGTTCCACCTGCTCAATCCTGAAGTCGGCTGAAATACCAGTATAGCCCTGCTCCGCATGCCTGATCCTCTCCTCGATGGCAGAGCACCTCCTAACGAGGATCCCGGTCTCCTCGATCAGATCAAGCTCTTTCTTCCTGACCACGATTTCTCTGCACCGTTCCAGCCCTTTTCGAATGCTTCCAAGACTGCTAGCCAACTGCTCTCGCAGCAGCGAGTCCGCGACCCTGAGGTCCTCCCTCTCCCTGTAGCCGTGGAACCCCGGGATGAGGAGTTCGATCTCCTTGATCAATCCCCTGTCCTCGACCACCCTTCTCCTCAAATCAGACATGATTGACCCTCTGGCAAAGGTAAGATTATCATTATCGGAACAGGTATGATTCAATCAAACCTTTTTAAAGAATTGATTTAAATTTCATCGATTGAGATTATCACGTTGAGTTTCCGCTCACAACGAGTATGAAATGGTTGAAACGTGTTTTCGCCTCGATTCCAGATATTTCAAGTCTGGCCCTATCTGAGTCTAATCTTATGAATGGGTGAATGGTTTCGCGGAGATTGATGATGAGATAATAATTATCCATTATCGACTGCAGTAAACACTGTTAACAATAATTTTATCGTCTTAGAGAACTATAATTTCCACATCCTGGGGCAGGAGGAGGTGAATTAAATCGATTCCATTACAGGCTATTAGCAAATTTAAAAATCTTAGTACCTTTATATTAAATAATATTTAATAAACATGAAGGCGAGATGAATGAAGATAAAGAGAATTCTATTGTTTGCCGCCTTGGCCCTATCCATGGTTCTGGTGGCATTCATGGGATTAATTAGTGCCTACACATTAGATATCGACGATGATTTCATCCCATTGATCAATGGAGATCAAGAGAATCTAGGTGCGGATGAACCTCTAACCGGATGGGTGGTGTCGTATCAAGACAAACCCGAAGGTAAAAGACTATTACTATGGGAGGAACATGGCGGGTGGTGGGCAGATGCCGAGAAAAGGCCCCCATTCGACGGGCCTGGTAATCCTCCTCCGAACAACCCTGGAGATGAAGATGACCTGCTCTGCTGGGCGGCCACCGCCTCGAACATGCTGGAATGGACTGGCTGGGGATTCGTTGACGGAATGGACGGTACCGATGACTTTTTCCAATACTACCAGGATCATGTCACCGATAACGGTAGCAACACCAAATATGGGTTGGAATGGTGGTTCAACGGGAACCTGAACACCCCT
It includes:
- a CDS encoding SPFH domain-containing protein; translated protein: MFNGGKGEPGNIARNTYAWADAQKGERVMYRYPRNVRWNDNVIVREDEFAVFFRDGKALHVFDRPGRYAVTTLNVPVLGELVAKSLGIKQLGEIFYIQRREMRGKYGTTEPLAFRDKDFGIVRIRAFGKFSYRVVDPTLFITQFVGSEGITESERIVEWLRFELVQTLNDVLGELNRDKGISVLDIPAYLNEIEHMALSKISAEVEAYGLRIMNIAGLNINLPDEVQAAIDRRGAMGALEVNYMQYQTGKAIEGVGEGAAKGDGSAAGLFAGLGAGAGAGLEMGRAMSGGMSQSNQSSSVVQGAIRCEKCGAEIPSNSRFCLECGNKIRMDGMMECPECKERIPSSSKFCPECGSKLVEKCPECGNEVRGKVNYCSECGNRFTS